The genomic window GACGGGGAAGAGGCACCGACCGAGCGTCCCTGACCCGCCGGGGCGGTAGAGTTTTCCCCATGACGAGGATTCTCTACGCCACCGCCTATGGTTCGACGCAGCAGTACGCCGAGGAACTGGCTCGCCGACTCGGAGTCGAAGCAGAGACGATCGAAGGGGTCGACGCTGCGACGCTGCGCGGCTCCGAGCCCATGATCGTGCTGTCCTACACGCACGGCCCGTCGTTGCCGGCGGCCAGCTTCATCGCCGACAATGACCTGGGCGACCGGCCCCTGGCGGCCGTCGCAGTGGGAATGTCCCGGCCGGAAAACGCGCGCAAGCGCGATCAGATCAGGAAGATGCTCGGCCCCTTCGCCGCCCAGGTGCAACGCTTTTACCTGCCGGGGCGCATGCACTATTCGGAGTTGACGGACAAGCACCACAGCATGATGCGGATGATCATCACGATGCTGAGCATGAAGCCCGGCAAGACCGACAACGATCGCGCGATGGTCGAGGAGTACAACACCGACGTCGACCGGGTGGATTTCGCGGAGCTCGATCCGGTCGTGGAGTGGGCGCAGGCGCACGGCGCCTGATTTTTCAGACTCCGTCAGAGCTTGCGCATGCGCACGTACTCGACCAGATGGTCGATGCCTTTGCGCAGCACCAGGGAGGCGCGCACCCGGGTGGGCAGAATGTTTTCCACCAGGTTCGGCAGGTTGATGGACTGCCAGATCTCCCGGGCGACCTCGGTCGCGGCCGCGTCGTCGAGGTCGGCGTAGGGCGCGAAGTGGGCGTTCGGGCGTCGAAAAGCCGTCGACCGTAGCTTCAGGAAACGGTCGATGTACCACTGCTCGATGACCTCGGTGCGCGCGTCCACGTAGACGGAGAAGTCGAAGAGGTCCGAGACCATCAACGTCGGCCCCGTCTGCAGCACGTTGAGCCCCTCCAAGATGAGGATGTCGGGCTGCTCGATCGTCTGCACCTTATCGGGCACGATGTCGTAGGCCGTGTGCGAGTACACCGGCGCCTCGACCTGCGGCTTGCCGGACTTGACGTCGGTGACGAACCGCAGCAGCGCCCGCCGGTCGTAGGCTTCGGGAAAACCCTTGCGCTTCATCAGCCGGCGCCGCTCCAGCTCCGCGGTGGGGTGGAGAAACCCGTCGGTGGTCACCAGATCCACCCGCGGATGCGACTCCCAGCGCTGCAGCAGGACCTGCAGCAGGCGCGCCGTCGTCGACTTGCCCACCGCCACGGAACCGGCCACCGCAATGATGTAGGGCACATGTCCCGGGTTATTGCCCAAGAACGTCTCCGTCGTCGCGGTCAACTTCTGCCGGGCGGACACCCGCAGGTGAATCAGGCGCGACAGCGGGAGGTAGACGTCGGCGACCTCCTCGAGGTCGATGTTCTCGCCGATGCCGCGGAGAGCCACGACCTCGTCCTCGGTCAGGACCTGGGGCATCGAGCTGCGCAGCTGCCGCCACTCGTCGCGGTCGAAGTCGAGGTAGGGGGTGGAGTCGGTGGTGCGGGCCATGAACCCCATTGTTTCATCATCCGCGCACGGCAATGTCAGACCACCCCATTAAAGGTCGACGGCTATAGGAAATCCCACTGGGCAAGGTAGACTTTTGCCCCGATACCCGCCACCGGTGACCCGCTCGAGGGTGGCGGCCGTACATCGATACTTGTCTCCCTGAAAGGTGCGCGGTTTTCATGGCCGAAGCCAACGACAATTCTTTCTTCCTCCAACCCCTCGCAGACCTTGACCCGCAGGTTGCGGACGCGATGACCGCCGAGCTCGGCCGTCAGCGCAGCACCCTGGAAATGATCGCCTCCGAGAACTTCGTTCCGCGTGCGGTGCTGCAGGCGCAGGGCTCCGTCCTGACCAACAAGTACGCCGAGGGATACCCGGGCCGCCGTTACTACGGCGGTTGTGAACACGTCGACGTCATCGAGGATCTGGCCCGCGACCGCGCCAAGAGCCTCTTCGGCGCGGAGTTCGCCAACGTGCAGCCGCACTCCGGCGCACAGGCCAACGCCGCGGTGCTGCACTCGCTGATCAAACCGGGCGACAAGATCATGGGCCTGGCTCTGCCGCACGGCGGCCACCTGACCCACGGCATGAAGATCAACTTCTCCGGCCGCCTCTACGAGGTCGCCGCCTACGAGGTTGAGGAAGACACCATGCGCGTCGACATGGACAAGCTGCGGGAGCAGGCTCTGAAGGAGCGCCCGAACGTGCTCATCGC from Corynebacterium maris DSM 45190 includes these protein-coding regions:
- a CDS encoding flavodoxin domain-containing protein — translated: MTRILYATAYGSTQQYAEELARRLGVEAETIEGVDAATLRGSEPMIVLSYTHGPSLPAASFIADNDLGDRPLAAVAVGMSRPENARKRDQIRKMLGPFAAQVQRFYLPGRMHYSELTDKHHSMMRMIITMLSMKPGKTDNDRAMVEEYNTDVDRVDFAELDPVVEWAQAHGA
- the coaA gene encoding type I pantothenate kinase, coding for MARTTDSTPYLDFDRDEWRQLRSSMPQVLTEDEVVALRGIGENIDLEEVADVYLPLSRLIHLRVSARQKLTATTETFLGNNPGHVPYIIAVAGSVAVGKSTTARLLQVLLQRWESHPRVDLVTTDGFLHPTAELERRRLMKRKGFPEAYDRRALLRFVTDVKSGKPQVEAPVYSHTAYDIVPDKVQTIEQPDILILEGLNVLQTGPTLMVSDLFDFSVYVDARTEVIEQWYIDRFLKLRSTAFRRPNAHFAPYADLDDAAATEVAREIWQSINLPNLVENILPTRVRASLVLRKGIDHLVEYVRMRKL